A stretch of Telopea speciosissima isolate NSW1024214 ecotype Mountain lineage chromosome 11, Tspe_v1, whole genome shotgun sequence DNA encodes these proteins:
- the LOC122645832 gene encoding MLP-like protein 423 isoform X2, with the protein MGLAAKMTLEMEIKSPVKEFFHGMVDHAILFSKALPDGLHKSEVHEGDGKSPGSINSFSYVLEEDTALTAKSRVEAIDEENKSLKFEAFDGHVGEFYSKFKVHVQIFTKDDKNFVNYTLEYEKLIEEVPEPINYMGLVAKFNKGLDAHLVQA; encoded by the exons ATGGGTCTTGCTGCAAAGATGACATTGGAAATGGAGATCAAATCCCCTGTTAAAGAGTTCTTTCATGGCATGGTAGACCATGCAATCCTCTTCTCTAAGGCTCTCCCTGATGGTCTCCATAAATCCGAAGTACATGAAGGAGATGGAAAAAGTCCTGGCTCCATCAATTCTTTTTCCTATGTCTTag AGGAGGATACAGCTTTGACCGCGAAATCTAGGGTGGAAGCCATAGATGAAGAAAACAAGTCACTCAAATTTGAAGCATTTGATGGACATGTTGGGGAGTTTTATAGCAAGTTCAAGGTTCATGTGCAAATCTTTACAAAGGATGACAAGAACTTTGTGAACTACACCTTGGAATATGAAAAGCTAATTGAGGAGGTCCCTGAACCGATCAATTATATGGGCCTTGTAGCCAAGTTCAATAAGGGGTTGGATGCCCACCTTGTTCAAGCTTAG
- the LOC122645830 gene encoding MLP-like protein 43, which produces MGLSGKLSVEMEIKSSANKYFHGWIDHGALFSKAIPDDVHKSEVHEGDGKSLGSINSYCYVLDGDKVVSTKGKMEALDEVNKSITLNMFEGHVRELYSKYKLHVQVFTKDGKNFVKCIIEYEKLSEQVLEPINYLEVTTKFCKGLDAHLLQA; this is translated from the exons ATGGGTCTTAGTGGAAAGCTTTCAGTGGAAATGGAGATCAAATCCTCTGCAAATAAGTATTTTCATGGTTGGATAGATCATGGAGCCCTATTTTCGAAAGCTATTCCTGATGATGTCCATAAGTCTGAAGTACATGAAGGAGATGGAAAGAGCTTGGGCTCCATCAATTCCTACTGCTATGTCTTAG ATGGGGATAAAGTTGTCTCTACCAAAGGCAAGATGGAAGCCCTAGATGAAGTGAACAAATCAATCACTTTGAACATGTTTGAAGGACATGTTAGAGAGCTTTACAGCAAGTACAAGCTGCATGTGCAAGTCTTTACAAAGGATGGCAAGAACTTTGTGAAATGCATCATAGAATATGAAAAGCTAAGTGAACAGGTCCTTGAGCCTATTAACTATCTGGAGGTTACAACCAAGTTCTGTAAGGGGTTGGACGCGCATCTTCTTCAAGCTTAG